One Ilumatobacter fluminis genomic window, GGCCAGCGCAGCAGCGTGTAGGCCTCGGCCGCCGGGTCGATGCGGACAGCGCCGGCCCGGACCCGATCGCTGACCACGCCGAGCAGGACGAAGCCGACGAGGCTTGCCAGACCGAGGAGTCCGGACACGACCGTCATGGCGGGGCGGCGAGGGGCGACCGTCAGCCCGTCCGGCTCCGTACCGGCGAACACGCCGAGCAGGAACCGGAGCGTGTAGGCAACGGTGAGCACCGAGCCGCCGACGACGCCGGCGAGCAGGACCGCCCGCTCGGCGCCGCCGAGCTGCAGCGCGGCCTCGATGCCCGCTTCCTTGGCGGCGAAACCGAGCAGGGGCGGCACCCCGGCCATCGAGAGGCCGGACAGGACAGCGACACCGAACGCGACGGGCATCGATCGCCACAAGCCGCCGAGCTCGGCGATCTCTCGAGTGCCGGTGCGCACGTCGATCTCGCCGACGACCATGAACAGCGCCGCTTTGAACACGGCGTGGGCGACGAGGATCGAGACGGCGGCGAAGGTGGCCTTTCCCTCGCCGACGCCGAGCAGGGCGACCATCAGGCCCAGCTGCGACACCGTGCCCCAGGCGAGGATGAGCTTGGCGTCGGTCTGGCGGAGTGCACCGATCGCTCCCCACAGCATCGTCGCGAGACCGACACCGACGACCAGTGGCAGCCACGGCCCGGTGTCGCCGAGCGCCGGTTGCAGCACGGCGAGCAGGATGATGCCCGCCTTCACCATCGTGGCCGAGTGCAGGTATGCGCTCACCGGCGTCGGCGCAGCCATCGCGCCCGGCAGCCACACGTGGAACGGCACCTGTGCCGACTTGGTGGCGGCCGCGACGACCACCAACACCGCGGCGACCGCTCCGGTGGTGCCGCCGACGGGCTGCAGCGCACCGAGACGTGTCGAACCGTCGGCTCCGGTGAGTACGAGGAGTCCGGCGAGGAGGACGAGTCCGCCCGCGGCGGTGATGAGCAGCGCTCGGCGGGCGGCGATCTGCGCCGTGGGGTCGGCGTACTTGTGACCGACGAGCAGGAACGACGTGACCGAGGTCATCTCCCAGAACACGAACAGCGTCCAGACCGAGTCGGCCCACACGAGGCCGAGCATCGACCCCGAGAAGGCGAGCAGGGTGGCGGCGAAGCGTCCGAGGCCTGCGGCCCCCGACGAGAAGTAGCCGGCGGCGTACACGAAGACGGCGACGCCGATACCGGCGACGATCAACCCGAGCAGCGCCGTCAACGCATCGATCCGGAACGCCACCTCGAGGCCGAGCCCCTCGACCCACGTCACCGACGCGGTGAGCGAATCACCGGCGGCGAGCCACACGATCGAGCAGACCGACGTGAGGGCGGGCGGCACCGCTGCGATCGAGAACGCGGTGCGACCCGACCACGGCCGGGAGGCCAGCACGAGCACGGCGACGCCGAACGACGCGAGCAGGAGCCAGATGATCGAGGAATCGCTCATGCCGGGGGCCGCCGGAGGGGGCTCGCTTCGGTGCGCATGGCGAAAGGTTATCTCGTAATAGCTATTTTCAAACATAGCTATTATGATCTACGTCATTCACATGACCTGTTCAGCCCGTCATGACCGATCGGCCGAGCGCCCGCCAAACGATCGCTCGGATCCGCGGCATCGACGCCGACAGGACGAACGAAGGAGACGCACATGCCCATCGACCTGGCTTCCGACGACCCGACGCTGCGGATCACGAACCGTCACGGCGAGGTCCTCCCCTTCTCGCGAGGCATCATGGCGACCAGCCTGTTGGCGACCGGCCTCCACACCGAAGAGGCGTACCGATTGGCGTCGATCGTGCAGGAGTCGCTCCACGACGGTCGTGCACGTCACGACTCCGACGAACTCGTCGAGGTCGCGTGCGACGTGCTCCGAGCACAACCGGAGGGCGAGCAGATCGTCCGCCGTTGGCTCGCCTGGCGTGCCGTTCGTCGCAGCGGTCGGCCCGTCGTCATCGTGCTCGGCGGTGCGCCGGGTGCCGGCAAGAGCACGCTGGCGACGCGTCTCGCCGTCCGGCTCGAGATCACCCGGCTGGTCACGACCGACGCCATCCGCGAGGTGCTCCGCACCGTCGTGCCCGCCGCCGTGCTCCCCGAGCTCCACGCATCCACGTTCGAGATCGTCGACACGACGAAGGCCGACCCGTTCGTGGCGTTCGACCGTCAGTGCGAGGCGGTGTCGAACGCCCTCGGCGCCGTCGCATCGCGACTGGTCACCGAGAACCGATCCGTCATCGCCGAAGGCGTGCACCTCCGTCCCGGCGCACTCACCGAGGCTCTGTCCGATCACCCGATGCGACCCGTGGTCGTCGAGCGGGTCGTGATCGCTCCACCGTCGGTCCATCGATCGAACCTCGCGAGCCGACGGAACGCCGAGCCGCTCCGCGACGGCGACCGTCACCTCCAGCGGTTCGATCACATCACGGCGATCCAAGATCACCTCGTCGCCCAGGCCAAGACGGCCGGCATCCCCACGATGAACGTCGCCGAGTCCACCGCCCTCACCCAAGACCTCGTCGGTGAGGTCGTCGAACGGCTCGGCCAGGTGGCGGCGTGACGGCGTCGGCAACCACGAAGCAGCGCATTCGCAGCGTCGACACCAGCGGGCCGTCGTCGGCGGCGTGGGGCGACGACACCGTGCTCGTCTTCGATGCGCACGGCGTCGTCCTGAACCGGGCGTTCCCGACGTTCGTCCATCGACACGCCGCGGCACGGGGTGACGATCCCCGTCGCGTGTGGCGACGATGGCGCCGACACGTTCGTCTCGATTGCTGGGAGGGGCGCCTCGAGGTCGAGGAGGCGTGGAACCGTCTGTTCCCGGGCGACGACCCGGCCACGCTCGATCGTGGACTCGCAGCGAGCTATGCGCCCGGACCGATCTTCGACCTGGTCGCGAACTCCGACCGACGGGCCTGGCTCCTCAGCAATCACCGGTCCGAGTGGCTGCTCCCCCAACTCGAGCGCTTCGGCCTCGAGCACCGGTTCGAAAGGGTGCTCGTGTCGGACGTGCTGGGCGTCGCCAAACCGGACCGCGAAGTGTTCCGCGTCGTTCGGCGCCGAGCCGGCCACGGACGCATCGTGCTCTTCGACGATTCGTCACGCAATGTGTCGACGGCGCGCCAGGTCGGCATCGAGGCGTACCAGGTCGTCGACGTCACCGCTGGGAGGACCGAATGAATGACACGAAACGTCGACGTTCTGATCGCTACGATCGATCGACGATGTCGTCCGCCACCGAAACCGACACCGACACCGACGCCGGGGACGGCCGGCCGTCCTGGACGTTCCTGACGAACCACGCCCACGTGCTCGTCGCGATCGGCCAAGATCCCGAGATGCGCCAGCGCGACATCGCCGACGCCGTCGGCATCACGCCGGGGGCCGTCACCCGGATCCTCGCCGAGCTCGAGGCGTCGGGGTGCGTCACCCACGAACGCGTCGGTCGCCGGAACCGGTACCACATCAATCCCGAAGTCCACTTCCGTCACCCGCTCGAGTCCGAGGTGACGATCGGGCAACTGATCGAACTCACCGACGGCATCATCGACTGAGCATCCGTCCGGAATAATCACGGCCATCGCACGTTCCATCTGGCATGGACGAGCGTGACCACACACGCCCGGTCCCCGAGTCGGCCGACGTCGTGATCGTCGGTGCCGGCCTCGCCGGACTGGCCGCCGCCACCACCCTCCAGCGCGCCG contains:
- a CDS encoding helix-turn-helix transcriptional regulator — protein: MSSATETDTDTDAGDGRPSWTFLTNHAHVLVAIGQDPEMRQRDIADAVGITPGAVTRILAELEASGCVTHERVGRRNRYHINPEVHFRHPLESEVTIGQLIELTDGIID
- a CDS encoding AAA family ATPase, producing MPIDLASDDPTLRITNRHGEVLPFSRGIMATSLLATGLHTEEAYRLASIVQESLHDGRARHDSDELVEVACDVLRAQPEGEQIVRRWLAWRAVRRSGRPVVIVLGGAPGAGKSTLATRLAVRLEITRLVTTDAIREVLRTVVPAAVLPELHASTFEIVDTTKADPFVAFDRQCEAVSNALGAVASRLVTENRSVIAEGVHLRPGALTEALSDHPMRPVVVERVVIAPPSVHRSNLASRRNAEPLRDGDRHLQRFDHITAIQDHLVAQAKTAGIPTMNVAESTALTQDLVGEVVERLGQVAA
- a CDS encoding HAD family hydrolase, producing MTASATTKQRIRSVDTSGPSSAAWGDDTVLVFDAHGVVLNRAFPTFVHRHAAARGDDPRRVWRRWRRHVRLDCWEGRLEVEEAWNRLFPGDDPATLDRGLAASYAPGPIFDLVANSDRRAWLLSNHRSEWLLPQLERFGLEHRFERVLVSDVLGVAKPDREVFRVVRRRAGHGRIVLFDDSSRNVSTARQVGIEAYQVVDVTAGRTE
- the mbhE gene encoding hydrogen gas-evolving membrane-bound hydrogenase subunit E; translation: MSDSSIIWLLLASFGVAVLVLASRPWSGRTAFSIAAVPPALTSVCSIVWLAAGDSLTASVTWVEGLGLEVAFRIDALTALLGLIVAGIGVAVFVYAAGYFSSGAAGLGRFAATLLAFSGSMLGLVWADSVWTLFVFWEMTSVTSFLLVGHKYADPTAQIAARRALLITAAGGLVLLAGLLVLTGADGSTRLGALQPVGGTTGAVAAVLVVVAAATKSAQVPFHVWLPGAMAAPTPVSAYLHSATMVKAGIILLAVLQPALGDTGPWLPLVVGVGLATMLWGAIGALRQTDAKLILAWGTVSQLGLMVALLGVGEGKATFAAVSILVAHAVFKAALFMVVGEIDVRTGTREIAELGGLWRSMPVAFGVAVLSGLSMAGVPPLLGFAAKEAGIEAALQLGGAERAVLLAGVVGGSVLTVAYTLRFLLGVFAGTEPDGLTVAPRRPAMTVVSGLLGLASLVGFVLLGVVSDRVRAGAVRIDPAAEAYTLLRWPGLTTAFAISMAIVAAGAVLGLVLVRRDSAAPRPLGADAVDAMVTVTLRSARRVAGVVQHGSLPGYVLTAAVVAALAAVPFVTEIDVDTLRPWDSPAQVVLGAIVLGAAIALTLVPNRLGAALGLGAVGFAVAGLFVVQGSPDLALTQLLVETVIVVGFVVGLGHLGRDFPRFGLLWRQVRIAVSVLVGIAVAAALAAAGSRPTGAPPRQALVEESVETGGGNNIVNVVLTDIRALDTWGEIIVLVAVSVGVVSLARAGRDEQAGQRDRVAPETERELTEVAS